One genomic segment of Besnoitia besnoiti strain Bb-Ger1 chromosome VII, whole genome shotgun sequence includes these proteins:
- a CDS encoding hypothetical protein (encoded by transcript BESB_080880), with protein MMPRSAEEEARGYPVVGAVPLGSAVYLPSPYPAASSSSGTSRERILTDGTAVGGQVFSTASAAGFSTETDYELQRKKTDLHWFFVFSGFAAFCLCFLLLAFSEGSPARLTRGLNYQGKTCGVDASVRALPYLYVPLDPRERYASLMLDDARCVAECPREQDVEAGKTVPVPIRETETDPSRSSAITVQFALQSPAYATTLMAGAYCVPLDTSLRTQIGTILNSHFRQVQVALGSFRSAWWCVAGYTILAALFAAGFSILLRLSPGVVLGVAAVWALCLSAVAGGYLVANGLSGVLDPDKGNFYSLDYSWALFVGAVLIAAGACMGLILFAARRAVGNAVRLLECAGEAIFDMMQIFLAPIVFGALSSLWMWFWIESYLYIVSAGTVDKTPITTSLDSNGDVDVLPLHRHVVWDARFILFGIFWHGLVLLAPEGAEERDVGWYPPLVAMGLGATYHLGSFAVGGLVLGLTRPLRILFAWASSKNLALYRHSPVVQNLTECFRSVIQPITFVVDRFTSSGFIEMSISSKPFFPAMDKSCSRILNSRSPASFLHGGANICSIIGTSAVSLTVSFMCYQTLTGTEKYASLTSSTFVAAPLCVSLFVAFIAAVVSCQYMYVWDTVADTFMYCFLVESVQPPVVDENPVTKVHAPACLRELLLDAQQEM; from the exons ATGATGCCGCGgtctgcggaggaggaggcgcgaggctaCCCCGTGGTGGGGGCCGTCCCGCTCGGCAGTGCGGTCTACTTGCCGTCGCCGTACCCTGCGGCTTCGTCGAGCTCGGGGACGAGTCGAGAAC GCATCTTGACGGACGGGACTGCGGTCGGCGGTCAAGTGTTTTCgactgcgtctgcggcgggtTTTTCTACGGAGACGGATTACGAATTGCAGCGCAAGAAGACGGACTTGCACTggtttttcgtcttctcggGTTTCGCGGCCTTttgcctctgcttcctgcTGCTGGCGTTCTCCGAGGGCAGCCCCGCGCGGCTCACGCGGGGCTTGAACTACCAGGGCAAGACGTGCGGCGTGGATGCCAGCGTCCGAGCCCTGCCGTACCTCTACGTGCCGCTGGACCCACGCGAGAGGTACGCCTCGCTGATGCTCGACGATGCGCGCTGCGTGGCTGAGTGCCCCAGGGAGCAAGACGTGGAGGCCGGGAAGACCGTCCCCGTGCCGATTCGCGAGACTGAGACTGACCCCAGTCGCTCCTCCGCGATCACTGTGCAGTTCGCGCTGCAGTCGCCGGCATACGCGACGACGCTGATGGCTGGCGCGTACTGCGTGCCGCTGGACACCAGTCTACGCACGCAGATTGGAACGATTCTGAACTCGCACTTCCGGCAGGTGCAAGTCGCCCTCGGATCCTTCAGATCCGCCTGGTGGTGCGTCGCCGGATACACGATCCTCGCTGCGCTCTTCGCAGCCGGATTTTCcattcttctccgcctctcgcccggAGTCGTCCttggcgtcgccgccgtctgggCCCTttgcctctccgccgtcgccggcggctaCCTCGTCGCCAACGGCCTCTCGGGCGTCCTCGACCCCGACAAAGGCAACTTCTACTCGCTCGACTACTCCTGGGCTCTCTTT GTTGGCGCGGTGCTgatcgcggcgggcgcttgCATGGGTCTGATCCTCtttgcggcgcggcgcgccgtggGCAACGCCGTGCGACTCCTCGAgtgcgcgggagaggccATCTTCGACATGATGCAGATCTTCCTCGCTCCAATCGTCTTTGGTGCCC TTTCGAGCTTGTGGATGTGGTTCTGGATCGAGAGCTACCTGTACATCGTCTCCGCGGGCACCGTCGACAAGACTCCG ATCACGACGAGTCTGGATTCGAACGGCGACGTAGACGTGTTGCCGCTGCACAGGCACGTGGTATGGGACGCGCGTTTCATCCTGTTTGGCATTTTCTG GCACGGTCTGGTACTTCTCGCccccgagggcgcggaggagcgcgacgTCGGCTGGTACCCGCCGCTGGTCGCCATGGGCCTCGGCGCCACGTACCACTTGGGCAGCTTCGCGGTCGGCGGTCTCGTGCTGGGCTTGACGCGTCCCCTGCGCATCCTCTTCGCCTGGGCCTCCAGCAAAAACCTCGCACTTTATCGGCACTCACCAGTCGTGCAAAACCTCACCGAGTGCTTCC GGAGCGTCATCCAGCCGATTACCTTCGTCGTGGATCGCTTCACGTCTTCGGGCTTCATTGAG ATGTCCATCTCTTCCAAGCCGTTCTTTCCCGCCATGGACAAGTCGTGCTCGCGCATCTTGAactctcgctctcctgcgTCTTTCCTGCATGGC GGCGCGAACATCTGCTCCATCATCGGCACGTCGGCCGTCTCTCTGACCGTCAGCTTCATGTGCTACCAG ACTCTGACAGGCACTGAGAAGTACGCATCGCTGACCTCGTCGACgttcgtcgctgcgcctctctgcgtctcgctctttGTGGCCTTCATCGCGGCCGTCGTTTCTTGTCAGTACATGTATGTCTGGGACACGGTGGCTGACACCTTCATGTACTGTTTCCTCGTCGAGTCCGTACAACCGCCAG TTGTGGACGAGAACCCCGTCACCAAGGTGCATGCACCAGCCTGcctgcgcgagctcctcctcgacgcTCAGCAGGAGATGTGA
- a CDS encoding KRUF family protein (encoded by transcript BESB_080890) produces MVHQKRPPSLKTVLRWIDIISKKYDEGARVHLQQAARLDRRVADVEAKLTAAHVKVPAAPRPPSQDIECPRTLRDASDYGDATKTTADSAEFATQCLRLGIQQLKKEAADLKAKWKDQQVFIAQSLATNVAFHSAPSASMRQTKKWAWAATACYKLFAPARLRDAVQNEAKARQAEQWLAEGIFDATRAVRLPCSNTRRAGLTGTSDPRRVSPDSSRQEPSEDMQQHDGEASAPPASSASSCPSEDINLRGTLLASTAYHAGDIPITYGELAVRKMRKTARQLLRTWTNKDTFVYQHVAQRMLREEIRDLDSDELDRWRRRAARTYSEGWRYRIRNATDMLIDAANLEARLAAAGVAIRTSPSTNADDTEARGPSTTEFLPGSLTFAELAVEKLRHDASEIRHVWGRGRDTYVAQRVADHMVHQKHPAPHPAAVRQLTKSAVATYKRESRGKLRLALKMETEADQVEKEVAAARERARSERRSPTQSALRGLSPSWATSLPNRDAPDPPTFFLCFFNNQFMHGQSTCTTASSAYAEQRRDSPKDCIFCPLVVLFH; encoded by the exons ATGGTGCATCAAAAGCGGCCCCCCTCTCTCAAAACAGTCCTCCGCTGGATTGATATTATCAGCAAGAAGTATGACGAGGGGGCACGAGTGCATCTGCAACAGGCAGCACGGCTTGACCGTCGTGTCGCCGATGTCGAGGCGAAGCTCACGGCTGCTCATGTGAAGGTACCAGCAGCCCCGAGGCCTCCCTCACAGGATATCGAGTGTCCTCGAACGCTGCGCGATGCGAGCGACTACG gcgacgcaacAAAGACCACTGCGGACAGTGCAGAGTTTGCGACCCAGTGCCTGCGGCTTGGGATACAGCAACTGAAGAAGGAGGCAGCCGACCTGAAGGCGAAATGGAAGGATCAGCAAGTCTTCATCGCACAGTCACTTGCGACCAATGTGGCATTTCACAGTGCGCCATCTGCATCCATGCGACAAACAAAAAAGTGGGCGTGGGCGGCGACAGCATGCTATAAActcttcgcgccggcgcggcttcgcgacGCTGTACAAAATGAGGCAAAGGCACGGCAAGCTGAGCAGTGGCTGGCAGAAGGAATATTTGACGCCACGCGTGCCGTGAGACTCCCTTGTTCAAATACACGGCGTGCTGGGCTGACGGGGACGTCCGATCCTCGACGCGTGTCACCAG ATTCCTCACGTCAGGAGCCTTCAGAGGACATGCAACAACATGACGGTGAGGCGTCCGCCCCGCCGGCAagctcggcgtcttcgtgtCCATCAGAAGACATCAACCTAAGAGGGACACTTCTAGCTAGCACGGCGTACCATGCCGGCGACATCCCGATAACATATGGAGAGCTGGCCGTCAGGAAAATGAGGAAAACCGCTCGACAGCTGCTACGGACATGGACCAATAAAGATACGTTTGTCTACCAGCACGTCGCACAGCGCATGCTCCGAGAGGAAATCAGGGACCTCGATTCCGACGAGCTAGACCGCTGGCGCCGAAGGGCTGCACGGACGTATAGCGAGGGATGGCGTTACAGAATACGGAATGCCACCGATATGCTCATTGATGCAGCCAACCTGGAAGCTCGTTTGGCAGCTGCTGGTGTAGCGATACGAACATCGCCAAGCACAAATGCAGACGACACGGAGGCTCGAG GGCCGTCAACCACGGAGTTTCTGCCGGGTTCGCTCACGTTCGCGGAGCTGGCCGTAGAGAAACTGAGACACGATGCGAGCGAAATCCGACATGTCTGGGGTCGTGGACGAGACACCTACGTGGCACAGCGCGTTGCGGATCATATGGTGCATCAGAAGCATCCAGCGCCGCACCCTGCCGCTGTCCGACAGTTGACGAAATCAGCAGTGGCCACCTACAAGCGTGAGTCACGTGGAAAGCTGCGACTAGCTCTGAAAATGGAGACAGAAGCGGATCAAGTAGAAAAAGAAGTCGCAGCCGCCCGTGAGCGTGCACGGTCTGAGCGACGATCGCCAACGCAGTCCGCACTCCGTG GTCTCTCGCCGTCTTGGGCCACTAGTCTCCCAAACAGGGATGCGCCCGACCCCCCCACgttctttctctgctttttcAACAACCAGTTCATGCACGGCCAGTCAACGTGCACAACCGCTTCCTCCGCATACGCAGAGCAGCGCCGAGACTCTCCGAAGGACTGCATCTTCTGCCCTCTCGTTGTCTTATTCCACTAA